The genome window GTTCTCATGTGTGTAAGTCCTGAACGTTGTGGGTATTTACAGGCAATCTTTAACAGGTTGATTCGTAAATCAAAAATATGGAACTCAGCCTGTCACGTATAAATCTAAACAtggacaaaagtgtctttcCTTGAAATAACCACCCAGATACTAAATAGAACACATAATGCCTTTTATTATCAAATATCTGAACATCGCCATGAAGGTATATACAGCAAATGATCGCGCATTTATGAATGCACAAATGTAATATCAACAATAAATAATCTGTAAACACATAACCTCAGTGTGGAGGCCATACAGCAATGTATGCCCTTGACACATACATACAGCTGTTCAAAGAAATGGGGCAATTTAAATGCTTTGGCactttcaaaattcaaaatacaGAGATACATAAACGGGGTGGTCAAACAATAAATAGTTCATCAGATGGAATAAGTCAAAGTCTCAGGCTGCTAATGCGTATTGTGTGACAAGTGCCCCATGACttgatgtcattattttaaTGTGTCCGTGAAGTGTACTgcttcagcaaaaaaaacaaaaaggaaggaGAACATTTATCACCACCAAGACAAATTCTGGGTGTGCACACAACAGCAAAAAGCTAAATAATACGTCTCGTTCACAGTTGTAAATGAAAACAACCAAAGGGTCAAAATGAGTTACTAAACATTTGAGAGAGAATACATTCAGTGGTTTGTGTAAAAGGAATAGTAAGCTGCCATGCCTTTGGATGAGGGGGCTTCTTTGCTATACGGGCTACCGTTAGTGGCAGCCGAGGCCAGGTCCTCACATTTGATGTCAGCAGGTGAGTCCTCTGTGCTGGGACCGTTAAGAGACAAGCGCCTTCGTTTGCAGGCTGTGGAATAAGAATCAGCCTTCTCTAGAGACAGGGCTGATGGCTGGGCCTCTGTCCAGGAGGAGATCAGGCCTCCGCTGCCGTTCACCTCCTCTTCTATCTGTGGTTTGACTTTGTTTGAGTTCTCTGGGAAACCAGAAGTGGGACTGGGCCTGGGAGACCAAGGCAGGCTGGGGGTAACCTTTCTCTGATATGCTGCTCTGGACCCCCACCCTGCAGACATGGTGGTGAAAGGAGAGTCTGGGTAGTAGCTGAGAGCATGAGATGTTTGCATTGAAAGGGATTTGATGCCATAAGGCAGCAGGGAGCTCGAGTAGTCCCCCTCATAGGGTGTGAGATCGAGCTTGTTGCTGGTGCTAGTGCCGTTTCCCCCTTGCTGCATGGAGGTGACAAACCACCTCTGTGAAGCTCCGTCTTCTGCCTGAGGTGAGAGGAGGCTGTTAGTCTGCGGCACTGCTCGCTCGCTGTTGTAGAAGCGATTCTGGGGGAGGTTGTTGACAAATTGGTCCTGGAAGAGGGGCTGCATGGTGTAGCGGGCACTGGGGACAATCTGGTGGGCCCGGGGAGAGTCAGTTGGAGACGGGGTGAGGCGGTCATGCTCTGGAGCTGTGTACATCctggaacaaaaataaaagtacataCTTGTTAACCTGAGGTCTCGGAGggtcagtgaaaaaaaagaggtgtgaaaatgtctttcagaatgagtgtacacacacacacacggcattCTTACTTTGGTAAGTTAAGAAAGATCATTGCAACATAGTATGACCGCTGACGCAATCAATGCTTATAAAGTTATCACTGTTGTTATCTATACTGAATGAATGTATATAGAAAACTCACGAATCATAATTGTCTCTGAAGCCTTTGGCAAAAGGGTTGTGATCGATTTTCAGCTGCGTGATCTGAAGCATAGAAAAATGGAAGAATGTTTTGTGAAGATGAAGACACAACAAATGAACAGAAGCAGCATACATTTACACAGCTATTAACCACGTGCATGTTTAAGTTAATATACCATTGAAAATCACTGTTCAATTATGTTGAATGCGTTTAAATGGATAGAGAATCCAAATGGAATCAAAATGAGATAACATGCAAATCTATACTGCATAAAGAAGGGATATTTGTCTGTGTATATAACAATATATAGAGGCCTGTGGATTAAAACCATATGGTGGCACAGTGCTTACGTCAGTGTTCTGGTAGGCAGTGACAGCTATGAACTGGGTCTCTGGGAAGTTGAAGCTCTGAGTCTTTACGTCATTGCCAATGTCCTCCACCCCATCCTCCGTCACCTCCACGATGTGCAGCCTCGGCTGGTACTTGTGCAGCGACTGCAGCACAACCATCTGCACAAAAGAAATCATCCattagtttttaaaaattaatacttttttttttcattttaacttgtgTAATTTGTGCAAAATGGTTACATTTCTGCCAGTGGTTTGGCCTTTGGCTTAATCAACGGTGTCTTCTATTTCACTTTATCTTATTTAAGCGTTCGTTTGAACAAGTGTTGACGGTAAAAGCATCGTGTGAGCGGGAATTTAATTTCAACCCAAAAAagtaatttagaaaaaaatcaaaagaaagaaaggaaattgCCTCCAAATCGTTTTGTTGCACTTTTACGCATTtgcaaaaaaggagaaaaaatccaggagaggctttttttttattgttatcattatttgtACTGTATGTTAATAACACATAACTATTGACCACAGTCCAGTGCAACGAAAATGACGTCGAtggttttaaacatttaaacattcaaatCTCTGGTGAGGTTACATGAGTGTGGCCCACCTGTGAAGTACTGTGGCTGGTGCCTTTGTTATTGGTGAGTTTCAATTTGCTGAAGGAGATCTCTTGTCTCATCCAGTGGGCCCCCGTGTTTGGAGACTCCGGGTGGATGTACACTTTGTttcctgaaataaaataaaataaaaaaagaataaataaaaaaatatttgcaaacgataaacaaaacattttaggatGGGTACCCACTGGGGGAGAAAGGGGTTGTTTCATATCACACActttatattttactttataTATTTCGAAAAGAAATACCCGTGCAAATATTTTGTATTGAACACATTTATTATCTCAATAAGAAGACTCGACGTTTAGCTAATCTTATTATTTTTCCCATATCAGTTATTCAGTGCAGGTTTCACTGTTTCTTTAATTGATAATTAATTCAAAACATGGGGGAAatccaatcttttttttcttttaaaggatGATGGATGGTGGCTCATAGTTTCAGTACCTTGGCTGCTGTTGTCCGCCTTCCCACAGGTGACCCACTTGCCTCCTTGAAATCTCCAGTGGTTTGGATCCGCCAGCACCACCTCCACAAACACGTTGTAGTGCGCCGTCAGGTTGAGACCAGCGATGTTAAAGCTGAGGAAGGGGAACATCCGCCTGCGGGCAcacgtacaaaaaaaaaatcacataaaaaaaaaaaaaacattggaatATAAACGAGATTGTATTACAGAGGAGCGGAAATGAAAAGAACTCGTGTCAGGCTCGCTCGTATCTTCTCACCTGCCCTGCTTGGTGATGATCATCTCGGTCTGGTGCCGGTGGAACTTGAGCCACAGCGGCCGGTTGCAGAGGTAGACCTGGGCCCTCATCCCCGGGCCGCCGGTGGGGAGAGAGATGTTCCCGAGCGCCGACCCTGAGCCGGTGTAGGGCGGGTAGATGCAGCCGGGGCTCTGGCCCAGCTGGTACGCCGAGCTGAAGTGACTGCGGCCGGCGGCGGAGGGGGAGAATCCCGCGGGAGGCAGCACGGAGCTCAAGTGGAGGGATGAGGGGTACCTGCCAGCGCTGGCCGGGGTGTACACCGCCCCACCGGGGTTATAAGGGATGAAGGAGCAGGGGCTCGCTGTTTCTGGGCTCTGTTTGCTGACCGTGGGGGGGATGTAGTACCGGTCAGCGCCCATCCCGTGCTCTGCGTACCTGCTGCCGGCCGCCGGGTCGTCCCCATCCACAGCCGGAGACTTGCACCTCTCGTCCGCTGCTTCTTTCGTAGAAGAGAAGGTGTTGCTTTCTCCTTCACCGCCCAGCATGACTACTCTTCTCGTCCTTACTCAGTCTCGTTACAGAGATTGATCACTCTCTCTGATCCCAGTTGAgactgcttctttttttttttctccccttcccCTCAGGAGTCACCAGAGGAGTTtttatgtctgataaaaactttttCCTCCAGCAACCACTGCGGTCTGAATTactgagggaagaaaaaagaaaagattatgGTTAATAAGAGCAGCCTGGATTATGTATCTACCAGTCTCCCCAGCACCTGAAAGGCCTGACACAGGGGGCGAGCCGGCAACTTGCGCGTAGACGAAGACGCACTGAGATGCTGGTGGAAAGTGTCTGTCATATCAAAGCCGAAAATCTTTGTAGGCGTATCAAGGTGTGGCTTTAAAGCTTATCAAACCTGAACTGCTACATCTCAGTCATTGTGgtgtttaaacaaaaaaacaaaaaagagtgGGCTTTACAGTAACTTAATAAGTCATCTTCGACACGcgtccctttctctttctcttttattcatATTTCTCTGTTTCAAATCACCTGAAGGAGTAATCATTCCACTTAATTCAGTTTCATGAAATAAGGCAGCGTGTCAGAAATAACAGCGTGGGATTTATAACTTTGAGAATTGATCTCTGGCCCGATCACTGCCGATGATCAAAATAAGAAATACGTGAACTGCTGACCTCGGGTGGAGCAGTGTGCATGATATTGGAGGAGGAATCGCCTCGCAATTTCTCGTAAATCATATGACAAACTTGAAGCAAGGCACTGATTTTCAGGGGTAGTTTCGCGTTGTCAAACTAAAATGAAAGCTCACCCACGACACCTAATTTCGCCCTTTACAACAGTCGAAGGTAAACCGCAGCGTTTTCGGCGAAAACAAACTGCGTTATTTTGCTTTACATATTTTACAAGGAGGCAACCCCACCttcaccccaaaaaaaaatcaaaaaaaaaaaaatcccccaaatgttaaaaataagtTTAATGCATTTATCGTTTACAAATAaatctggaggaaaaaaaagactgaacaaATGAATTTACTCTCAAAGTAATTTTCTCGTGGCCGTTAATCCGATATTATTATTCAGAGATAAtgaatttgcattcattcaatTGTGATGCGGCTCCGGGTCCCACCGGGATCCCCGACGCGAAAAAGGGAAATAGCCAATTATTTTTCCGTTTGAAGAAACCTGTGATGTTTCTTGGATCAGACAGTCCGAtttttataaaaagaaataaaaaaaagaaaaggacgaCAAACACATCTAATCGGTTCtacattgacaaaaaaaaaaaatagagagagacATTTAAATCAATCTGTGTACCGATAGTAATTTCTCTAATTTGTCTGAAATAATTCTAataattaaagtgtttttttattgttgaatttgtGCCGAGTAATGTTTACCTTCATTAGAAAATTTAACacaacaaatatatttttttttatcggaCAGTGTAAAAATACCAAAGCACGCATTCAAATTGTaaacaatatatacatttaaaatatgaacTCACCAAGCGATTCTCCCTGATGTCTCCGTTTGCAAATCAAGTtcaagaaagaagaagaagaagaagaagaagaaaaaaataattcaactAAAGGAAAACTATCTCAGACAGCATCAACGTGCGGAATGAGCTGCGAGGATGAGCTTGCACCAGCACATgacatcatgttgtgtttggggttcaggagggagaagaagaagaagaagaagtagacgaagaagaagaagaagaagaagcctgaGCCATGTGGAGGCGGACTGATCGCAGTGTAGAAGCGCACTCCCGCTCCCACCGCTGCTCTCTCCTTGTGGCCGTGACGCACAGATAGCAGCCTATTATCAGATCCTCCTCTGATCTCCAGGGGAGGGGCAGGGGATCCTCGGCATCACAGCCAAGGTGTACAGGAGAGGGGccgtccccccccccaccagaTCCATCTGTGAATCGTTTGCATCTCATCAACCTCTCAGAGACATC of Sparus aurata chromosome 17, fSpaAur1.1, whole genome shotgun sequence contains these proteins:
- the LOC115568149 gene encoding eomesodermin-like, encoding MLGGEGESNTFSSTKEAADERCKSPAVDGDDPAAGSRYAEHGMGADRYYIPPTVSKQSPETASPCSFIPYNPGGAVYTPASAGRYPSSLHLSSVLPPAGFSPSAAGRSHFSSAYQLGQSPGCIYPPYTGSGSALGNISLPTGGPGMRAQVYLCNRPLWLKFHRHQTEMIITKQGRRMFPFLSFNIAGLNLTAHYNVFVEVVLADPNHWRFQGGKWVTCGKADNSSQGNKVYIHPESPNTGAHWMRQEISFSKLKLTNNKGTSHSTSQMVVLQSLHKYQPRLHIVEVTEDGVEDIGNDVKTQSFNFPETQFIAVTAYQNTDITQLKIDHNPFAKGFRDNYDSMYTAPEHDRLTPSPTDSPRAHQIVPSARYTMQPLFQDQFVNNLPQNRFYNSERAVPQTNSLLSPQAEDGASQRWFVTSMQQGGNGTSTSNKLDLTPYEGDYSSSLLPYGIKSLSMQTSHALSYYPDSPFTTMSAGWGSRAAYQRKVTPSLPWSPRPSPTSGFPENSNKVKPQIEEEVNGSGGLISSWTEAQPSALSLEKADSYSTACKRRRLSLNGPSTEDSPADIKCEDLASAATNGSPYSKEAPSSKGMAAYYSFYTNH